Proteins from a single region of Cryptosporangium minutisporangium:
- a CDS encoding N-acetylglutaminylglutamine amidotransferase, translating into MCGFGGELRLDGRAADVDAVARMVPCLTNRGPDSGGYWSKGPLALAHRRLQIIDLSEAGTQPMVDEELGLVLVFNGIIYNYKELREELKSAGYRFFSTSDTEVVLKAYHRWGTRCVEKFLGMFAFVISEWETGRVVLGRDRLGIKPLYLSEVPGRLRFASTLPALVAAGDLDTSVDPVALHHYMTFHSVVPAPRTILNGVRKLPPATVRVIEPDGTTDEILYWKPEFTRTEQLSDEEWRDRTLAALRLAVERRMVADVPVGVLLSGGLDSSFVVALLAESGQTGLQTFSIGFEDAGGESGNEFVYSDLIAERFATDHHQIKIETRNMVPAVDAAINAMSEPMVSHDCVAFYLLSEQVSKHVKVVQSGQGADEVFAGYDWYPPLADVPRRDAVDAYASVFGDRTHAALNDLLQPEWRLATDVSKAFVQAHFAVPGAEETVDAALRIDSQIMLVDDPVKRVDNMTMAWGLEARVPFLDHELVELAAACPPRLKLAAGGKGILKAAARGVVPDEVIDRTKGYFPVPAIRHLSGPLLEQVADALTSDAARQRGIFDSGQVSALLDKPNDTRTTLGSNALWQLGLLEMWLQKMGVG; encoded by the coding sequence ATGTGCGGATTCGGCGGTGAGCTGCGCCTCGACGGCCGTGCGGCGGATGTCGACGCGGTCGCCCGGATGGTGCCCTGCCTCACGAACCGTGGACCCGACAGCGGCGGCTACTGGTCGAAGGGCCCGCTCGCGCTGGCGCACCGCCGACTGCAGATCATCGACCTGTCGGAGGCGGGAACGCAGCCGATGGTCGACGAGGAGCTCGGGCTCGTACTCGTGTTCAACGGGATCATCTACAACTACAAGGAGCTGCGCGAGGAGCTGAAGAGCGCCGGGTACCGGTTCTTCTCCACCTCCGACACCGAAGTCGTCCTGAAGGCGTACCACCGCTGGGGCACGCGCTGCGTCGAGAAGTTCCTCGGCATGTTCGCGTTCGTGATCAGCGAGTGGGAGACCGGCCGGGTCGTGCTCGGCCGCGACCGGCTCGGCATCAAGCCGCTCTACCTGTCCGAGGTGCCCGGCCGGCTGCGCTTCGCCTCGACGCTGCCCGCGCTGGTCGCCGCCGGCGACCTGGACACCTCCGTGGACCCGGTCGCGCTGCACCACTACATGACGTTCCACTCGGTCGTCCCCGCGCCGCGGACGATCCTCAACGGCGTGCGGAAGCTGCCCCCGGCGACCGTGCGGGTGATCGAGCCGGACGGAACCACCGACGAGATCCTTTACTGGAAGCCCGAGTTCACCCGCACCGAGCAGCTGTCCGACGAGGAGTGGCGCGACCGCACGCTCGCCGCGCTGCGCCTGGCCGTCGAGCGCCGGATGGTCGCCGACGTTCCGGTGGGCGTCCTGCTCTCCGGCGGCCTGGACTCCAGCTTCGTCGTCGCGTTGCTGGCCGAGTCGGGCCAGACCGGCCTGCAGACGTTCAGCATCGGCTTCGAGGACGCCGGCGGGGAGAGCGGCAACGAGTTCGTCTACTCCGACCTGATCGCCGAGCGGTTCGCCACCGATCACCACCAGATCAAGATCGAGACCCGCAACATGGTCCCGGCCGTCGACGCGGCGATCAACGCGATGAGCGAACCCATGGTCAGCCACGACTGCGTCGCGTTCTACCTGCTCTCCGAGCAGGTCTCGAAGCACGTGAAGGTGGTCCAGTCCGGACAGGGCGCGGACGAGGTGTTCGCCGGGTACGACTGGTACCCGCCGCTGGCCGACGTTCCCCGCCGGGACGCGGTGGACGCCTACGCGAGCGTGTTCGGCGACCGGACGCACGCCGCGCTCAACGACCTGCTGCAGCCCGAGTGGCGGCTCGCCACCGACGTCAGCAAGGCGTTCGTCCAGGCTCACTTCGCGGTGCCGGGCGCCGAGGAGACCGTCGATGCGGCCTTACGGATCGACAGCCAGATCATGCTCGTGGACGACCCGGTGAAGCGCGTCGACAACATGACGATGGCGTGGGGGCTGGAAGCCCGGGTACCGTTCCTCGACCACGAGTTGGTGGAGCTGGCGGCGGCGTGCCCGCCCCGGCTCAAGCTCGCGGCCGGTGGCAAGGGCATCCTCAAGGCCGCCGCCCGCGGGGTCGTCCCGGACGAGGTCATCGACCGGACCAAGGGGTACTTCCCGGTCCCGGCGATCCGGCACCTCTCCGGGCCGCTGCTGGAGCAGGTCGCCGACGCAC
- a CDS encoding peroxiredoxin yields the protein MPVEVGDLAPDFTLRDQNNQPVSLSAFRGEKSVLVVFYPLAFSGVCSGELCALRDDLPRFQNDRVQVLTISVDSFFVHRVWADQEKFDFPLLSDFWPHGAVAQTYGVFDEQKGSARRGTFLVDPEGVVRWKVVTELGVARSTTDYASALAALES from the coding sequence ATGCCCGTCGAGGTCGGTGACCTGGCTCCGGACTTCACGCTGCGCGACCAGAACAATCAGCCGGTGTCGCTGTCGGCGTTCCGCGGCGAGAAGAGCGTTCTTGTCGTGTTCTACCCGTTGGCGTTCTCTGGGGTGTGCTCCGGTGAACTCTGCGCGCTCCGTGACGACCTGCCGCGATTCCAGAACGACCGGGTGCAGGTCCTGACGATCAGCGTCGACTCGTTCTTCGTCCACCGGGTCTGGGCCGATCAGGAGAAGTTCGACTTCCCGCTGCTGTCCGACTTCTGGCCGCACGGCGCGGTGGCGCAGACCTACGGCGTTTTCGACGAGCAGAAGGGCTCCGCGCGGCGAGGGACCTTCCTCGTCGACCCCGAGGGTGTGGTGCGGTGGAAGGTCGTGACCGAACTCGGAGTTGCCCGGTCGACGACCGACTACGCGAGCGCGCTCGCGGCGCTGGAGTCCTGA
- a CDS encoding NAD(P)-dependent oxidoreductase, with product MAVRLMLLGADGFFGQHVRARLAQEPDVVVTTVARREDVMPDLQLDLTESGVAVAHAIREYAPEIVVNCAGSAVGEPAALAANNLVAVANTVDALLTAGRPIRLVHLGSASEYGRVPAGTAIREDAAERPVTVYGLSKLAATRLVHTAAAAGLDAVALRVTTPIGPEAPASGLLGRVAAQLRQVATEGSGGITTGPLEDVRDYVDVRDVADAVAAAALRPHGRALPAVLNVGSGVGTPTRRMVESLLTLAGFTGGLRMDGGGAHRDTSVQWQCCDVTAAREFLGWAPTRSLETSLRDLWESSATLAPC from the coding sequence ATGGCTGTGCGGCTGATGCTGCTGGGCGCCGACGGATTCTTCGGGCAACACGTCCGGGCCCGGCTGGCCCAGGAGCCGGACGTCGTCGTCACGACCGTGGCCCGGCGCGAAGACGTCATGCCGGACCTGCAACTCGACCTCACCGAGAGCGGTGTCGCGGTGGCGCACGCGATCCGGGAGTACGCGCCGGAGATCGTGGTCAACTGCGCCGGGTCCGCGGTCGGCGAACCCGCGGCGCTGGCGGCCAACAACCTGGTGGCGGTCGCCAACACGGTGGACGCCCTGCTGACCGCCGGGCGTCCGATCCGGCTCGTGCACCTCGGCTCGGCGTCCGAGTACGGCCGCGTCCCGGCCGGCACCGCCATTCGTGAGGACGCCGCGGAGCGGCCGGTCACCGTGTACGGCCTGTCGAAGCTGGCGGCGACCCGGCTCGTCCACACCGCGGCCGCGGCCGGCCTGGACGCCGTGGCGCTCCGGGTGACCACGCCGATCGGCCCGGAAGCGCCCGCGTCCGGACTGCTGGGGCGGGTGGCGGCCCAGCTGCGCCAGGTCGCGACCGAGGGCAGCGGCGGGATCACCACCGGGCCGCTGGAGGACGTCCGCGACTACGTCGACGTGCGGGACGTGGCCGACGCCGTCGCCGCGGCGGCACTCCGACCGCACGGCCGGGCGCTGCCCGCGGTGCTCAACGTGGGCAGCGGTGTCGGGACGCCGACGCGCAGGATGGTGGAGTCGCTTCTGACGCTCGCCGGGTTCACCGGTGGCCTGCGGATGGACGGAGGCGGCGCGCACCGGGACACGTCGGTGCAGTGGCAGTGCTGCGACGTGACGGCGGCCCGCGAGTTTTTGGGGTGGGCACCTACCCGATCGCTGGAGACGTCTCTGCGCGATCTCTGGGAATCCAGCGCAACCCTGGCCCCCTGCTAA
- a CDS encoding Fur family transcriptional regulator translates to MVTTTDENRERLRSAGLRVTTPRLAVLTLLSQGGHHTVDELTDAVRARIGAVSTQAIYDVLAALVDTGMARLIEPAGSARRYEARVADNHHHLVCRKCGRIEDVDCAVGEAPCLAPSDAHGFLLDEAEVTWWGRCPTCRASS, encoded by the coding sequence GTGGTGACGACGACTGACGAGAACCGTGAGCGGCTGCGTTCGGCCGGCCTCCGGGTCACTACGCCCCGGCTGGCTGTGCTCACGCTGCTCTCGCAGGGTGGCCACCACACGGTCGACGAGCTCACCGACGCCGTCCGCGCACGGATCGGCGCGGTGTCGACCCAAGCGATCTACGACGTGCTCGCTGCCCTCGTCGACACCGGTATGGCCCGGCTGATCGAGCCGGCCGGCAGCGCGCGGCGGTACGAGGCCCGGGTGGCCGACAACCACCATCACCTGGTGTGCCGGAAGTGCGGGCGGATCGAGGACGTCGACTGCGCGGTCGGCGAGGCACCCTGCCTGGCGCCGTCCGATGCGCACGGTTTCCTGCTAGACGAGGCCGAGGTGACGTGGTGGGGCCGGTGCCCCACCTGCCGCGCCAGTAGCTGA
- a CDS encoding YjbQ family protein, with the protein MDSEIITVRTGSKPVVLDLTDKAEAFVRERGDGLLHVFVPHATAGLAVLETGAGSDDDLLAALEDLLPADDRWKHRHGSRGHGRSHVMPGLIPPYATLPVLGGRLALGTWQSLCLVDLNVDNHDRQVRFSFLTG; encoded by the coding sequence GTGGACAGCGAGATCATCACCGTCCGTACCGGATCCAAGCCGGTCGTGCTCGACCTCACCGACAAGGCCGAGGCCTTCGTGCGGGAACGCGGCGACGGGCTGCTGCACGTCTTCGTGCCGCACGCGACCGCCGGGCTCGCCGTGCTCGAGACCGGCGCGGGCAGCGACGACGACCTCCTGGCAGCCCTGGAGGACCTGCTGCCGGCCGACGATCGGTGGAAGCACCGGCACGGTAGTCGGGGACACGGCCGCAGCCACGTGATGCCCGGTTTGATCCCGCCCTATGCGACCCTGCCGGTGCTCGGTGGACGGCTCGCGTTGGGAACCTGGCAAAGTCTCTGTCTGGTCGACCTCAATGTCGACAACCACGACCGTCAGGTGCGGTTCTCGTTCCTGACGGGCTGA
- the aceE gene encoding pyruvate dehydrogenase (acetyl-transferring), homodimeric type, with amino-acid sequence MANSRERLPVISDGLPSQLPDIDPGETSEWLESLDAVIDNAGRQRARYIMLRLLERAREKQVGVPALRSTDYINTIPPEREPWFPGDEHIERRLRAYMRWNAAILVHRAQRPGIEVGGHISTYASSASLYEVGFNHFFRGHDDPGGGDQIFFQGHASPGMYARAYLEGRLTEHQLDGFRQEFSHPGGGLSSYPHPRLMPEFWEFPTVSMGLGPINAIYQARFNRYLHSRGIRDTSKQHVWAFLGDGEMDEPESLGAIGLAAREELDNLTFVINCNLQRLDGPVRGNGKVIQELESFFRGAGWNVIKVVWGREWDPLLAADTDGALVNLMNTTPDGDYQTYKAESGAFVREHFFGRDPRTRKMVEHLSDDEIWNLKRGGHDYRKLYAAYKAATEHSGQPTVILAKTIKGWTLGSHFEARNATHQMKKLTQDDLKEFRDRLYLDIPDEKLDKYLPPYYRPAEDSDEHQYLMERRRQLGGSLPRRVDRSTPLALPGKEMYAQLKKGSGKQKVATTMAFVRQLKDLMKDKNIGARFVPIIPDEARTFGMDSLFPTAKIYSPHGQGYTSVDRELMLAYKESKQGQILHEGINEAGSVASFTAAGTSYATQGEPMIPVYIFYSMFGFQRTGDAFWAAADQLARGFVLGATAGRTTLNGEGLQHEDGHSLLLASTNPAVVSYDPAWSYEVAVITEDALRRMYGENPENIYYYLTVYNEPMAQPAMPDHVTEEGILRGMYRFAPAPKAAEGAARAQLLASGVALPWALRAQQLLAEDWNVSADVWSVTSWTELRRDAVAADGDALLQPDAEPRTPWVTAQLADAEGPVIASSDWMRAVPDQISRWVPSDYTSLGTDGFGASDTRHALRRHFKVDAESIAVATLRALARRGEIEASVAADAVAKYRIDDVTAAPPGETGGAT; translated from the coding sequence GTGGCGAACTCACGCGAACGGCTCCCGGTGATCAGCGACGGGCTGCCCAGCCAGCTCCCGGACATCGATCCCGGGGAGACGTCCGAGTGGCTCGAGTCGCTGGATGCGGTGATCGACAACGCCGGCCGCCAGCGGGCCCGGTACATCATGCTGCGGCTGTTGGAGCGTGCCCGCGAGAAGCAGGTCGGGGTTCCGGCCCTGCGCAGCACCGACTACATCAACACCATCCCGCCGGAGCGGGAGCCGTGGTTCCCCGGCGACGAGCACATCGAGCGCCGGCTCCGGGCGTACATGCGATGGAACGCCGCGATCCTCGTGCACCGGGCCCAGCGTCCCGGCATCGAGGTCGGCGGACACATCTCGACGTACGCGTCGAGCGCGAGCCTGTACGAAGTGGGGTTCAACCACTTCTTCCGCGGGCACGACGACCCCGGCGGCGGTGACCAGATCTTCTTCCAGGGTCACGCGTCGCCCGGTATGTACGCCCGGGCGTACCTCGAGGGCCGGCTAACCGAGCACCAGCTCGACGGATTCCGGCAGGAGTTCTCCCACCCCGGCGGCGGCCTGTCCAGCTACCCGCACCCGCGGCTGATGCCGGAGTTCTGGGAGTTCCCCACCGTCTCGATGGGTCTGGGCCCGATCAACGCGATCTACCAGGCCCGGTTCAACCGGTACCTGCACTCGCGCGGGATCCGCGACACCAGCAAGCAGCACGTGTGGGCGTTCCTCGGCGACGGCGAGATGGACGAGCCCGAGTCGCTCGGTGCGATCGGCCTGGCCGCCCGCGAGGAGCTGGACAACCTCACGTTCGTCATCAACTGCAACCTGCAGCGACTCGACGGGCCGGTGCGCGGCAACGGCAAGGTGATCCAGGAGCTGGAGTCGTTCTTCCGCGGCGCCGGCTGGAACGTCATCAAGGTCGTCTGGGGTCGCGAGTGGGACCCGCTGCTGGCCGCCGACACCGACGGCGCGCTGGTCAACCTGATGAACACCACGCCCGACGGTGACTACCAGACCTACAAGGCCGAGTCCGGCGCGTTCGTCCGCGAACACTTTTTCGGACGCGACCCGCGCACCCGCAAGATGGTCGAGCACCTCTCGGACGACGAGATCTGGAACCTCAAGCGTGGTGGCCACGACTACCGGAAGCTCTACGCCGCCTACAAGGCCGCGACCGAGCACTCCGGCCAGCCGACCGTGATCCTCGCCAAGACGATCAAGGGCTGGACGCTCGGCAGCCACTTCGAGGCCCGCAACGCCACGCACCAGATGAAGAAGCTCACTCAGGACGACCTGAAGGAGTTCCGCGACCGGCTCTATCTGGACATCCCGGACGAGAAGCTCGACAAGTACCTGCCGCCGTACTACCGCCCCGCGGAGGACTCCGACGAGCACCAGTACCTGATGGAGCGCCGTCGCCAGCTCGGCGGGTCGCTGCCGCGGCGCGTGGACCGGTCCACGCCGCTGGCTCTCCCGGGCAAGGAGATGTACGCCCAGCTGAAGAAGGGCTCCGGCAAGCAGAAGGTCGCCACCACGATGGCCTTCGTCCGGCAGCTCAAGGACCTGATGAAGGACAAGAACATCGGGGCCCGCTTCGTACCGATCATCCCGGACGAGGCGCGGACGTTCGGCATGGACTCGCTATTCCCGACCGCCAAGATCTACTCGCCCCACGGCCAGGGCTACACCTCGGTCGACCGCGAGCTGATGCTGGCGTACAAGGAGTCGAAGCAGGGCCAGATCCTGCACGAGGGCATCAACGAGGCCGGTTCGGTCGCATCGTTCACCGCGGCCGGGACGTCCTACGCCACCCAGGGCGAACCGATGATTCCGGTCTACATCTTCTACTCGATGTTCGGCTTCCAGCGCACCGGCGACGCGTTCTGGGCCGCCGCCGACCAGCTGGCCCGCGGGTTCGTGCTCGGCGCCACCGCCGGCCGCACGACGCTGAACGGCGAGGGGCTCCAGCACGAGGACGGTCACTCGCTGCTGCTGGCCTCGACCAACCCGGCGGTCGTCTCGTACGACCCGGCGTGGTCCTACGAGGTGGCGGTGATCACCGAGGACGCTCTCCGGCGGATGTACGGGGAGAACCCGGAGAACATCTACTACTACCTGACCGTCTACAACGAGCCGATGGCGCAGCCGGCGATGCCGGATCACGTGACCGAGGAGGGCATCCTCCGCGGCATGTACCGGTTCGCGCCGGCGCCGAAGGCCGCCGAGGGGGCGGCCAGGGCGCAGCTGCTCGCGTCCGGTGTGGCGCTCCCCTGGGCCCTGCGGGCCCAGCAGCTGCTGGCCGAGGACTGGAACGTCTCCGCCGACGTGTGGTCGGTGACGTCCTGGACCGAGCTCCGGCGGGACGCGGTCGCCGCGGACGGTGACGCGCTCCTGCAGCCGGACGCCGAGCCGCGGACGCCGTGGGTGACCGCCCAGCTGGCCGACGCCGAAGGGCCGGTCATCGCGTCCAGCGACTGGATGCGGGCGGTACCGGACCAGATCTCCCGCTGGGTTCCGAGCGACTACACCTCGCTGGGCACCGACGGGTTCGGCGCGTCCGACACCCGGCACGCCCTGCGGCGGCACTTCAAGGTGGACGCCGAGTCGATCGCGGTGGCGACGCTGCGGGCGCTGGCGCGCCGGGGCGAGATCGAGGCCTCGGTGGCGGCGGACGCGGTCGCGAAGTACCGCATCGACGACGTGACCGCCGCGCCGCCCGGCGAGACCGGCGGCGCAACCTGA
- a CDS encoding glutamate--cysteine ligase, which translates to MTTEPRQAGGAATVRASEPLTLGVEEEFHVVDLDSRELVPRAPELLAHLPTSSFSPELHRSVVETNTKVHTNLERLRDELVALRRQVCEVADAAGLGVVAAGTVPLVDTEELAVTPNARFERMLDDYQLLAREQLICGAQVHVGMPDRDVAVAVAQRVSQYLPVLLAISASSPFWMGEDTGYASIRSLLWQRWPTAGASGLVESAEDHDALVAELIASGTITDPAMIYFDVRPSAHVPTLELRVTDACPAIDDVVLLAGLFRALVRREWDAVANNYPLPRIRGPLQRAAMWRAARSGLEGDLVDLSGFARPVPAAEAVRGLVDSLRPQLEAADDWEYVSALANQALARGSAADRARRAFARRGRLSDVVDALLAETRAGGAVTVGGFGGQEALLAGYLKGDVLARPDGDEVIAEDGGVIPGYEPMLQLLERLGAGGIRDREKERDAEQRSHRMTFRVAGETTARLFPFDVIPRIVHGDDWEALGRGLVQRVRALDAFLKDVYADREVVNDGIIPAWVIDGAPGLLPLAALIRQPVRAHIAGMDLVHDAAGHWSVLEDNLRVPSGLGYALQNRRLTDHIWPDLPRPPGLRSVEALPALLRSTLEAAAPPRMSGRGTGPQVVVLSQGPVDSAWFEHQLLAEEMGVPVVRTTDLVVDDRVVYLHRHGTRRRVDVIYLRLDEDTLVHAPAGDGRPLGPPLLSAVGAGTVTLANAPGNGVGDDKAVYAYVPDFIEYYLGEKPLLAHVPTYLCGDGEQRDEVLRRLDQLVVKPVDGYGGEGVLIGPRANDEEIDAVRRQIRAAPHRWIAQETMHLSTHPVFDGSRLTPRHVDLRAFVFMGENPTVAPAALTRVAPEGSLVVNSSRGGGAKDTWILGS; encoded by the coding sequence GTGACGACGGAGCCACGACAAGCGGGAGGCGCCGCCACGGTCCGGGCATCCGAGCCGTTGACCCTCGGCGTCGAGGAGGAGTTCCACGTCGTCGACCTGGACAGCCGTGAGCTGGTCCCGCGCGCACCGGAACTCCTCGCGCACCTGCCGACCTCGTCGTTCTCGCCCGAGCTGCACCGCTCCGTGGTCGAGACGAACACCAAGGTGCACACCAACCTGGAGCGCCTGCGCGACGAGTTGGTCGCGCTCCGCCGACAGGTCTGCGAGGTCGCGGACGCCGCCGGCCTGGGCGTCGTCGCGGCCGGCACGGTCCCGCTGGTGGACACCGAAGAGCTGGCGGTCACCCCGAACGCGCGCTTCGAGCGGATGCTCGACGACTACCAGCTGCTCGCCCGCGAACAACTGATCTGCGGCGCCCAGGTACACGTCGGCATGCCCGACCGGGACGTCGCGGTCGCCGTCGCCCAGCGGGTCTCCCAGTACCTCCCGGTGCTGCTGGCGATCTCGGCCAGCTCCCCGTTCTGGATGGGTGAGGACACCGGTTACGCGAGCATCCGGTCGCTGCTCTGGCAACGCTGGCCCACCGCGGGCGCGAGCGGCCTGGTCGAGTCCGCCGAGGACCACGACGCGCTGGTGGCCGAGCTGATCGCGTCCGGAACGATCACCGACCCGGCGATGATCTACTTCGACGTCCGGCCGTCGGCCCACGTCCCCACGCTCGAACTGCGGGTCACCGACGCGTGCCCCGCGATCGACGACGTCGTCCTGCTGGCCGGTCTCTTCCGGGCCCTGGTCCGGCGCGAGTGGGACGCGGTGGCCAACAACTACCCGTTGCCGCGCATCCGCGGACCGCTCCAGCGGGCCGCGATGTGGCGGGCGGCGCGCTCCGGCCTGGAGGGCGATCTCGTCGACCTCTCCGGGTTCGCGCGTCCGGTACCGGCCGCGGAGGCGGTCCGCGGGCTGGTCGACTCGCTGCGGCCCCAATTGGAGGCGGCGGACGACTGGGAGTACGTCTCCGCGCTGGCCAACCAGGCCCTGGCCCGGGGCAGCGCCGCCGATCGTGCGCGGCGCGCGTTCGCCCGCCGTGGCCGGCTCTCCGACGTCGTCGACGCGCTGCTGGCCGAGACGCGGGCCGGCGGCGCCGTCACGGTCGGCGGTTTCGGCGGCCAGGAGGCGCTGCTCGCCGGCTACCTGAAGGGCGACGTGCTGGCGCGCCCGGACGGCGACGAGGTGATCGCCGAGGACGGCGGTGTCATCCCCGGGTACGAACCGATGCTGCAGTTGCTGGAGCGGCTCGGCGCCGGGGGCATCCGCGACCGGGAGAAGGAGCGGGACGCCGAGCAGCGCTCCCACCGGATGACGTTCCGGGTGGCCGGCGAGACCACCGCCCGGCTGTTCCCGTTCGACGTGATCCCGCGCATCGTCCACGGCGACGACTGGGAGGCGCTCGGCCGCGGGCTGGTGCAGCGGGTGCGGGCGCTGGACGCGTTCCTCAAGGACGTCTACGCCGACCGGGAGGTCGTCAACGACGGGATCATTCCGGCCTGGGTGATCGACGGGGCGCCCGGCCTGCTGCCGCTGGCCGCGCTGATCCGCCAGCCGGTCCGCGCGCACATCGCCGGGATGGACCTCGTCCACGACGCCGCCGGCCACTGGAGCGTCCTCGAAGACAACCTGCGGGTGCCCTCCGGCCTGGGGTACGCGCTGCAGAACCGGCGGTTGACCGACCACATCTGGCCCGACCTGCCGCGGCCGCCGGGGTTGCGGTCGGTGGAGGCCCTGCCCGCCTTACTGCGGTCGACGCTGGAAGCGGCCGCACCGCCGCGGATGTCCGGACGCGGTACCGGCCCCCAGGTCGTCGTGTTGAGCCAGGGACCGGTCGACTCGGCCTGGTTCGAACACCAGCTGCTCGCCGAGGAGATGGGAGTGCCGGTAGTCCGCACGACCGACCTCGTCGTCGACGACCGGGTGGTCTACCTGCACCGGCACGGCACCCGGCGGCGAGTCGACGTGATCTATCTGCGGCTCGACGAGGACACGCTGGTCCACGCACCCGCCGGGGACGGACGGCCGCTCGGCCCGCCGCTGCTCTCGGCGGTCGGTGCGGGCACGGTGACGCTCGCGAACGCGCCTGGCAACGGCGTCGGCGACGACAAGGCGGTCTACGCGTACGTCCCGGACTTCATCGAGTACTACCTGGGCGAGAAGCCGCTGCTCGCGCACGTGCCCACCTACCTGTGCGGCGACGGGGAGCAGCGCGACGAGGTGCTGCGCCGGCTGGATCAGCTGGTGGTCAAGCCGGTCGACGGGTACGGCGGTGAAGGGGTCCTGATCGGCCCCCGCGCGAACGACGAGGAGATCGACGCGGTCCGCCGCCAGATCCGGGCGGCGCCGCACCGCTGGATCGCCCAGGAGACCATGCACCTGTCCACCCACCCCGTCTTCGACGGCAGCCGGCTCACGCCGCGCCACGTCGACCTGCGGGCGTTCGTGTTCATGGGCGAGAACCCGACGGTCGCGCCCGCAGCGTTGACGCGCGTGGCTCCGGAAGGCAGCCTGGTCGTCAACTCCTCCCGGGGCGGCGGAGCCAAGGACACCTGGATTTTGGGGTCCTGA
- a CDS encoding DUF3052 domain-containing protein has product MSATAGHADGVKSPADRLGIQPGMVVMEIGYDDDCAVELRDAVADRVGDDLVDEDSDEVVDVVMLWWREDDGDLFEALVDALSPLADNGVVWLLTPKAGRPGHVEPSDISEIAPTAGLQQTSSISAAQDWSGARLVAPKAARSKR; this is encoded by the coding sequence GTGAGCGCGACCGCGGGTCACGCCGACGGCGTCAAGAGCCCGGCCGACCGGCTCGGCATCCAGCCGGGCATGGTGGTCATGGAGATCGGCTACGACGACGATTGCGCCGTCGAACTGCGTGACGCCGTTGCCGACCGGGTGGGTGACGATCTGGTCGACGAGGACTCCGACGAGGTCGTCGACGTCGTGATGCTCTGGTGGCGGGAAGACGACGGTGATCTGTTCGAAGCGCTGGTGGACGCATTGAGTCCCCTCGCGGACAACGGAGTCGTCTGGCTGCTGACGCCCAAGGCCGGTCGGCCAGGGCACGTCGAGCCGAGCGACATCAGCGAGATCGCCCCGACCGCCGGCCTGCAGCAGACGTCGAGCATCAGCGCCGCGCAGGATTGGTCCGGTGCGCGACTGGTCGCACCGAAGGCGGCGCGCTCCAAGCGCTGA